The genomic segment TCCCGCGGGCGGGGCATGGAACGTCCTGGTCTACAACTACAATGGAGACGTTTTCGCTTCAGACGAGTCGCGAATGTTAGCGGAGATGCAAGACTGGACGTTCCGCCTAGGCAATGTACATAAGGACAATCGGCGGAGTCTTTTCACGAGTGAAGCCGCTCTGAGGATGTTTGAGGTGTCCTGCAACCAATCGCTGGCAGGCTGTTCCGATTGTGCCTTCCAATCCTATTGCGGAGCTGATCCGATCTATCATCACGCGACCCAGGGGGATATGTACGGACATCGCCCCACGAGCGGATTCTGTACCCGTAATATGGAAGTAATCAAACACCTGTTTTCGTTTATCCAGGAAGATAATCCCGAGACGATGGGAATCTTCTGGTCGTGGCTTACGGGAAGGCCTTTGCCTCAAAAGGGAGGCACATGCGACTGACAACAGCCGGATCGGCGAGGAATATCGAAGAAGCAATTGTTGGGCGTATCACGACACAGAATCTACCGGATGCCACACGGGGGCAATACATCCGTTTCTTTGCTGAAGGGGAAGCGCCGATCCTCGATTTTGCGGGTTATCGCGCAATTTTGTCACATGCTGATCTCGCCACAGATTATCCAGTCGTTGACCGCCTTCGAGAGTCCGAGCATTTCAGGGACGGTGATGTTGTTGTCGTTGAGAGAGACGGATTCGTCAGATCACTTTACAGATCTTATGAGCGGCATCACTCCCTATTTGTTACAGAACGGTGCAGCAGCAACTGTCTCATGTGTTCGCAGCCACCAAAGGATAAGGATGACGTAGAGTCGCTGACGAAACGAAATCAAGAACTCATCAGACTCATGTCTCCAGCCCCTGAATATCTGACAATTACGGGTGGGGAGCCAACGCTGCTCGGAGATCACCTGTTTGAGCTGATAGATCAACTCAAAACTTCTCTTCCGAACACTGAACTTCACATGCTCACAAATGGGCGCACATTCGCGTGGCCGGAATACACCCGACAATTCGCCGCCATCGAACACCCTAACCTTTGCCTCGGAGTCCCCCTTTATTCGGACTGCGCAGGAGACCACGATTACGTCGTGCAGGCGAAAGGTGCCTTCGACCAAACCGTGGCCGGTCTACACCAGGCTGCTCGAAACGGAATTCGTGTTGAAGTCAGGGTAGTCTTGCACCGGCTGACTATTCCCCGACTAACAAGACTAGTCGAGTACATCTACCGCAATCTTTCATTCGTTGAACATGTCGCGTTGATGGGTCTCGAATACGTTGGATATACGCCAAGGAACATCGCTGAGCTATGGATTGATCCGTTCGATTATCAGGCAGAACTCGAACGAGCTGTGAACTATCTTGTGATGCGCAATATGACAGTCTCCATCTACAACCATCAACTTTGCGTCCTGAGACAGTCGTTATGGCCGTACGCACAAAAGTCCATCTCAGACTGGAAAAATCTCTATTTGACGGAGTGCGAAAAGTGCTCGGCACTCGAAGATTGCGGTGGCCTTTTCAAGTGGGCGGTCAAGAAACATAGTGAGCATATTCATCCTCTTTGAGGAGCTTAGGTATTACACGGTAGAAACGTCCTACTGAAATCTACGCACACTCCCCCACCGCGCATGCTTATCGCGGATTAACGCTGCAAGTGTAATAGGATATGATGTTTGGGAGATTCCTCGGTCCCCAAACCATTTTCTGCGCAGCTCAATCACAGTGACGTAAGGAACCGCATCAATTCTGGATCGTTAGACCACTGGCCTCTTCCGCGCATCGGACTAAGTTTGTCCAAATCTTTTCGAAACCGTTCTGGGGTCATGGACAGGTATCGTTCCGTCGACCCAAGTCCCACTTGTCCCATATACGCAGCCAACGCTGGCAACATTCGGTTTAAATCGACACCGTCCTCGATCCACTTGGTGATGCGATGGACAGCGAAAGTGAACCGTAGATCAGATACACGTGGCTGATAGCGACTTCCATCCCGGCGATGAATGCCCGCGATTGTTCGAAGTCTTTTGAAGTTCTTTGCGATCTTCTCGGCACAGACCTGACGGCCCTTCTTTGTAACGAAAAGATGTTGGCTAGGGCCACGGATCTGAGATCGCCAAGCCACATACTGACGCAATACGTCGACTAAATCTTGACCGATCGGAATATAGCGAGATCGATGGGAATGTGGGCTGCGTATTCTAATGAAGCCTTTTTGGAGATCAACGTCCGACTGCAGAACACGAGTGGACTCCCCGACGGATGCACCAGTTCCATAGAGAAAGAGGATGATCGTACGAAGAGTAGCTCCATCGATCCTAATTATCAACTTCTGGTTCTGGGCGGTAGCTTCCAATAGAGATCGCAGCTCAAGCTTCGTAAACACATAGGGGACGAAGGTTTGTCTCACGAACGGCCGTGGCGTGGGTAGTGCCAATTCCGGCATAGCTCCGCGGCTAAACCAGTGCTCAAAAAATCTACACAGCGTCCAATATTTCAGTCGCCACGTAATCGTCGATACAGGCGTCCCATTGAGAAACCCCAAAATATCCTCTGATTTGACGTCAGCGAGTTGGATATCACCCGTTTGTCTTGAAAAAGCAAACAGAGTAGATTCTCCTTTTTCGAAGAGGTATCCATTTGCATGCTTCCACATAATGTATTGTTCTATCCCATCAAAGAGCCTCATCGGATGCCCGCCAAACTGAAATCAGCGACCTTTCTGAGGGCCTCCACATCGTATTTGGCATAAATGCTAACGGACTTCAAATCGCTGTGACCAAGGAACTCTGCAATGTCCGGTAATGAAGTTCCATCACGCAAGAGTTGTGTGGCGCAAGCGTGTCGGAGAGAATGTGCACCAAAGTTCTTCGATTGAATTCCAAGGGCTTTCATTCGGCTGGCAATGATTGTCCATAGTATCGTTGTGTCCACAGGCCGATATGGTGGTTTCAACGATAAGAAGAGATTTCTGCATTTGCATCGCGGACGCACCTGCTTAAGATAACGGATGAGCTTTTCTCCTACCTCAAGCTGAATGGGAAATTGCTGGACTCGGCCTGATTTTGCTCGTTGTATTGTTATGATCTCGTTGGCCCAATCGAAATCGCTCAGCTTGAACCTGACAACCTCGCAACTCCGCAAGGCATAAATAGAGCAAAGCGACATAATCGCCTCTGCTCGCACGTCGGCTGGTTTTGCTCCAAAGTTGTGATCGAGCAATCTCC from the Edaphobacter acidisoli genome contains:
- the hxsC gene encoding His-Xaa-Ser system radical SAM maturase HxsC, with product MRLTTAGSARNIEEAIVGRITTQNLPDATRGQYIRFFAEGEAPILDFAGYRAILSHADLATDYPVVDRLRESEHFRDGDVVVVERDGFVRSLYRSYERHHSLFVTERCSSNCLMCSQPPKDKDDVESLTKRNQELIRLMSPAPEYLTITGGEPTLLGDHLFELIDQLKTSLPNTELHMLTNGRTFAWPEYTRQFAAIEHPNLCLGVPLYSDCAGDHDYVVQAKGAFDQTVAGLHQAARNGIRVEVRVVLHRLTIPRLTRLVEYIYRNLSFVEHVALMGLEYVGYTPRNIAELWIDPFDYQAELERAVNYLVMRNMTVSIYNHQLCVLRQSLWPYAQKSISDWKNLYLTECEKCSALEDCGGLFKWAVKKHSEHIHPL
- a CDS encoding tyrosine-type recombinase/integrase, which produces MWKHANGYLFEKGESTLFAFSRQTGDIQLADVKSEDILGFLNGTPVSTITWRLKYWTLCRFFEHWFSRGAMPELALPTPRPFVRQTFVPYVFTKLELRSLLEATAQNQKLIIRIDGATLRTIILFLYGTGASVGESTRVLQSDVDLQKGFIRIRSPHSHRSRYIPIGQDLVDVLRQYVAWRSQIRGPSQHLFVTKKGRQVCAEKIAKNFKRLRTIAGIHRRDGSRYQPRVSDLRFTFAVHRITKWIEDGVDLNRMLPALAAYMGQVGLGSTERYLSMTPERFRKDLDKLSPMRGRGQWSNDPELMRFLTSL